The DNA segment CGATCGCCCGCGGCAGCGAAATGCTCTCCACCTCGTCGGCGAGGATGAAGGGAGCATGCAGCAGGCTGAGCGGCACATAATCGGAGGACAGAACGTCGAGGACTCCGAGTTCGGCGAGATCGCGGGCGGCGATATTGCCGGAATGCGACTTGCCACGAACGATGTTAGGCGCGCCCATCAGCACGCTCATGCCCGCGCCGTGCGACGCCTTGGCGGCGTCGATGCTGGTCGGGAATTCCGCAAGGCGAACGCCATAATTGATGGCTTCGTCAACATGGGCGAGCGTCGCATCGTCATGGCTGGCGATGGTGATGCCGCGCTCGGCGCAGACCTTGGAGATGGCGTCGCGATGTGGGGTCGCGTATTTGGCCGATTCTTCCTGGCGCTTGGCGACGAAACGGGCAAAGGCCTCGTCGCTCAAGCCGCGCTTCTTCTGATAGTAGAAGATGTATTGATCCATGGTCTGGAACTGGCGCTGGCCGGGCGCGTGATCCATCAGCGAGACCAGGCGAACATAAGGATCTTTCTCGAAGTCCTGGAAGTGATCGAGGACGTTGTCGGCGGAGACTTCGCAACGCAGGTGGATCAGGTGTTCGGCGCGCAGCCGATCTTCGCGCTCTGCCGCCTGGATCGCGTCGGCCATGTCGCGCATCTCGCCGCGCTCGAAACCGCCGTCTTCATCCGAGCCCATGCGCAAGCAGTCGAATACTGTGGTGATGCCGGAGGTGACGATCTGGGCGTCATGCGCCTGGATGGCGGCCGTCTTGTTCCAGCGCACGCCGGGGCGCGGCGAATAATGGGCTTCCAGATGGTCCGTGTGCAGTTCGACCAGGCCGGGGATCAGGTAATCGCCCTCGAAATCCTCGCCGATAGCGGACTTACCTTCGGAAATGCCGGCAATGCGACCGTCACGGATCAGCACGGAGCCTTCGACGATCTTGTCTTCGAGGACGATGCGGGCGTTGGAAAGGACGGTTTCTTTGGTCATGTCAGGTCTTTCGCTATTAGGCGCCGGAAAGCGGCAGCCAGGAACGGACGGTAAAGGGAGCGCCGCGCTCTTCTTCGATAAAGACGGCGAGGCCGGAAACGTGAAGCGCTTTGCCGATATGGTCGGCGAAGCGCGCGCGCAGGACGTCGTGCATGTCGGCTTGACGTTCGGTGGGGACGCGCCCCGTCAACGTCATATGGAAGCGGAACTCGTCATTGACGTAGGGATAGCCCCAGCACAACAGATTGGCGCGCTGCGGTTCCGTCAGGCCTTCCGGCTTGCGCCGGGCTATGTCGTGATCCGAAAGCGGCGCACGGAACGGTTCGAAAGCCTTGACCACGCGCGAGGCAAAATCCTGCAGCGGCTGGTAAAGCGAGCCGGGCACGAGCGCGAAGAAATGACCGAGCTGGCCCAAGACCAACTCTGGAATGGTGAAAGCCTTGGTCTGTGAGGCAAATTCTGTGGCGACATCGAGAAGATCGCGCTCGGTCACCGAGCCGGCAAGCTCGAAAGGTGCCTTCAGCGTGGCGTGAAAGCCGTAGCGGCGCGGATCGGCGGTCAGCTCGGCATGGTCTTCCGACACGGGACCCATGGCCTTGTCCGAGAAAATCTCATCGGAAAATGCATCGCGGCCCAGCCAGAGAGCGGCAAGCGCGGTCAACGGATCGTCTTTGGGCGGCGTGAAATAGAGAGCATAGCGCAAGGCTGCATTCCTTGGAAAAATCGGCTGCGCGAGACACTGTTGGGTGATTTGCGACAAACCGCAAGAGCAGCAAGGCAGCAGCGGTTCGAATCCGGCTAAAGCGGGTTCGAGCAATGTTGTCTTGCCGACCTGCGCTACCGGATTCCCGTGACAAAATGATGATGCGCCACGATTTTTCTGAAGGCTTCTTACCGGTTCTGCGTCCCCATCAGGCGTGAGCGCAGCGCGTTGGAACCGGCATCGAACAGGAAGACGACGATCAGGATCAGCAGCACCATATAGGCGACGTTTTCCCAATTGGCGTTGGTGCGCATGGCTTCCCAAAGTTTGAGGCCGATGCCGCCGGCGCCGACTGCGCCGATGATGGTGGCGCCGCGCACATTCGATTCCCATTGATAGAGCGTCTGGCTGACGATGACGGGAACGATCTGCGGCATGATACCGTAGCGATGCACGAGAACCGTCGAGGAGCCCGTCGATTTGACGCCTTCGCGCGGCTTGTTGTCGATGTTCTCCAGCCCTTCGGAGTAGAGCTTGCCCAGCGTGCCGGTCTCCGTCAGGAAGATCGCACCGCTGCCGGCAAGCGGGCCGGGGCCGAAGGCGCGGGTCAGGAACAACGCCCAGATCAGCATGTCGACCGAACGCAGGAAGTCGAAGAAGCGCTTCAATATCTGATTGACCAGGCGGCTCGGCGTGATGTTGCGGGCCGCAAGGAAGGAGAGCGGGAAGGCGGCGAGCGATCCCAGCAGCGTGCCGAGGAAGGCCATGACGATGGTCTGGAACAGCTTGGTCCAGACGTCCCCATGCTGCCAGGCGCCATTGTTCCAAATGTTGTCGAAGGCCAGCGAGAGATTGGATTGCGCCGGGTCGAGGCGCGGCCCGGAGACGATCAGGCCGATCACTTCGCTTGCCGGCTTGTCGAAGAAAGGCGAGTGCGTGTCGAAGACAAAATTCGCCCAGCCGAGGAAACGCTTGCGGATCTTCACGCGGTCGGTGGAAATGCTGACGTCGCCGGCAAAGCCCATATTGGCGAGGATGTTATCGTCATAGACCGTGATCCACGACGGCGGCGGTTCCGAGCCGAGGAGCTTCGGCGCGTCGCCGGTGAAGTCGATCGGAACGGTGACGCCATGCGCGGTCAGGATCGCTTGCGTCTTCGTCACCGTTACGCTGCGGCCGGTGCCGCTGACCGAGATCGTCAGGCTGCCGTCGGGATTGTTCGTCACCCAATCTGGGTGCGGATTATCGCCGAGCGGCGAAAAACGCGGATATTTGACGCTGATCTTGTCGCCTGAAACGTGGAATTCCGGCTGCACGTCGTAGCTGATCCATTCGCTGAGATAGATGCCGACGCGTTCCCAATGCGCCTCAGCGATGATCTTCGGCAGGTCGAAGAACCAGACGGCGTAGATGCCGTAAAGGATCACGCCGAGAAAGATCATCAGCGCGCCGAAGCGCTGGCGGAATGATCGGTGCAGGATCTCCGGATAGCGTGCTTCGATTTCCTGCATGCGACCGGCGTCGATGACGGACATGGGCAACCTCAGTGTTGCAGAAGGAAGGCATGTTCGCCGACGAGACGGCGACGGAGCCATGCGGAAAATTGGTCGACGGCAACGATCGTCACGAAAAGCAGCAGCACGAGCGCTACCGTCTTGGCGCCGAAGCCGCGCGAGATCGAAAGCTTCAGCTCCTCGCCGATGCCGCCGCCGCCGACGGCGCCGATGATGGTGGAGGCTCGGACATTGATCTCCAGGCGCAGCAGCACATAGGACATGAAATTCGGCAGAACCTGCGGCAGCGCGGCGAAGCGAACGCGCTCCGTCCAGCTCGCGCCGACCGCCCTCATGCCCTCGTCGGGCTTCATGTCGATATTCTCGATCACTTCGTAGAACAGCTTGCCGAGTGCCCCGATCGTATGCAGGCCGACGGCGATGATGGCAGCGATCGGGCCGATCGACAGGATCGCCGAAAACAGGCCGGCGATGACGATTTCGGGAAAGGCGCGCAGCAATTCCATGAAGCGTTTGGTCACCAGACGAACCGGATGCGACGGCGACATGTTGCGCGCGGCAAAGAAGCTGAGGGGCAGGGCGACGACGAAGCCGATGATGGTGGAAACCAGCGCCACGTTGATCGTGATGATCATCAGCTCGAAATATTCAGGAATATAGAAGTTGCCCCAGACATAGACGCGGCCGTTCGGAAAATTGAACTCCTCGCCGCCGACGCCGTTTGCGCCATTGGGGCTCGGCAAGTCGAAGAGCGCGCGATAAACGTCGGCCCAATCCTTGGGGATGAGCCAGCTCAGGAAATCGAAAAGATGCGGCAGGCGATCGAAGAAATGGCCGGCATTGCTCTCGTCGGCAAAGCGCACGGAGCTGACGAAGGCGATGATCAGGATCAGCAGGCCGATGCCGGTATAGAGGCGGCGGCGCGCCACCATCCTGCTCCAGGCGTCACCGATATCCTTGGCGCCCTGGGGAGCGCCTTGCGTCTGTAGCTGAGTATCGGCAATCGTCATGAATGTCCTGCCCTTGATGTCCTGCCCTTGTGATAGGAAAAGGGCGGCCGTCGCCGGCCGCCCTGCAGTCTGGATAGGGATTAGCCGCCGATGGCAGCCTTGCGAACTTCGACAACGGCCTTGTAGAAGTCCGGGTTCACCTTGACGTAGCCCTTGAAGTCACCGCCTTCGATCGCCGAGAAGCACTTGGCATCGGTGGTCGGGAGCTTCAGGAAGAAGTCGGTCAGCTTGGCCTGCCATTCGGTGCCGAGGGCGTTGCGAACGACGAGCGGGCCGTTCGGGATCAGCGGCGAACGCCAGACTTCGACGAGCTTGTTCGGATCGACGGCGCCCTTGTCGACTTCCTTGTGGAAGGTACCGGAGGTGTAGCCGTCCTTGAAATCGCCGAGGCCCGACGAATCGTCAACGGCAACGTCGACCTTGCCGTCATAGGCGGCGAGCAGGTTGTTCTCGTGACCGCCGTTGAACTGGGTCGAAGCGAAGAACTTGTCGTTCGGCATGCCGGTGGTCTTCGGAATCTGCGTCAGCGGAACGAGATAGCCCGAAGTGGAGTCCGGATCGGCGTAGCCGAGCTTCTTGCCCTTGGCGTCGGCGATCGTCTTGATGCCGGAGGACTTCAGAGCGAGACCGATCGAGTAATAGCCGGTCGAGCCGTCCGTCTGCTGCGTGGTCAGGATCGGGGTAACGGCCTTCGGGTCCTTGATGTAGGTGGCTGCATAGCCGGAAGAGCCGAGTTCGGCGAAGTCGAGCGTGCCGCCGAGCAGGCCCTGGATAACGCCGTCATAGTCGGCAGCCGGGAACAGCGATACCTTCTCGAAACCGAACTCCTTCTTCAGGTGGTCGGAGAGGCAGGCGTAGTTGCGCAGGCGGTCGGCTTCGTTTTCGCCACCGAGAATACCAACGCGGAATTCCTTGATGTCCTGAGCGGCAGCGCCGCCAGCGAGCGCGAGAAGCGCCGTGGCTGCGAGAAGGGTCTTCTTCAACATGGGTTCGTCTCCTGATTAACCGGTGTCCCCGGATGTCTTCGGTCTAGAAGAAATGCGCCCTTGACGCGGGCCTTCGATCGCGGCCGTCTCGCTCAGAGACCGGCCAGTGCCAGCGGTTGCGGGCCGGCGGATGCGTTTGCCGCGGCTTGCGCGGGCTGATCGGAAAGATTGATGGCGGTCGACGTCATCGTCTCGTCGATCCCGGCGCCATCCTTGTCGGTGCCGTAGATTTCCTTGACCGCCGCGGCCGTCAGCTCTGATGGCTTGCCGTCGAAGACGACGCGCCCCGCCGCCATGCCGACGATGCGTTCGCAATAATTGCGCGCCGTATCCAGCGTGTGCAGGTTGGTGATGACGGTGATGCCCTCACGCTCGTTGATGTCGCGCAGCGCATCCATGACGATCTTGGCGTTCAGCGGATCGAGCGAGGCAATCGGCTCGTCGGCAAGTATCATTTTCGGCTGCTGCATCAGGGCGCGGGCGATGGCGACGCGCTGCTGCTGGCCACCCGACAGCGTGCCGGCCATCTGCAATGCAGTCTGCTCGATGCCGAGACGTTCGAGTGCCGCAATGGCTTGGATGCGCTCCTCGCGGCTGAAGATGGAAAGCAGGCTCAGCGTGGTCGAACGCTGGTTCAGGCGACCGAGCATGACGTTGGTGAGAACGTCGAGACGGGGAACCAGGTTGAACTGCTGGAAGATCATGGCGCAATCGCGCTGCCAGTTGCGCAACGCCCGGCCGCGCAGCTTCGAGACTTCGGTGCCGGCGAAATAGATGGAGCCGGAGGTCGGATCGGCAAGTCGGTTGATCATGCGCAGCAGCGTGGACTTGCCGGCGCCCGAGCGGCCGATGATGCCGACCATTTGTCCTTGCGGAATGTCCAACGTCACGGAATCGACAGCGAGCTTGTTTCCGAACCGGCGCGAGACATTCTTCAGCTCGAACATGAGGCTTTCCTTTCGCGGCTGCCCGGCTCCGCCGCAACAAACGTTGACGTCGGGTCCGCGGAAATCTGTTGGACGAGCGCATAATCCTTCGCTTCGAAGAAGCCTTCGACGCTGCCATGCGCAACGCATTAGTCCCGGTTCATGAACCTCCAATGTCAGATTTGTGTAACTGCTGTTACAATTCCTCCCTGTTTGCGCCCTTCCGTAACGGCAACGCAAAAGCCCGAAAACCGGGGAGATTTTCGCGCTTCGAAGAGGATTTGCGGGTGGATTGCACGAGGCCCGCGCAGTGGCGTCATGCGCCGTAGCGGATCAGGAAATCTTCGGCCGAAAGGGCGCGGAAATCGGCAAGCGCGGTTCGCAATGTGGCATGATCCCAATCCCACCAGGCAAGCTTGTCCATGCGTTCGCCGACAGCTTCGGTGAAGCGTTGGCGGATGAGCTTGGCCGGCACGCCGCCGACGATCGTATAGGGGGCGACATCCTTGGAGACAACAGCGCCGGCGCCGATGACCGCACCGTTGCCGACAGTGACGCCCGGCAGGATGGTGGCGCCATGGCCGATCCAGACGTCGTTGCCGATGGCCACGCGGTTGTCGCGCCGCCAGGTGAAGAATTCCGTCTCCATATCGGCATCCGGCCAATAGTCGGCGGCGCGATAGGTGAAGTGATGCAGCGTCGCCCGCCAGGTCGGATGGTTGGTGGCATTGATGCGCACCGCCGCGGCAATGTTGACGAATTTGCCGATGGTGGCGCACCAGATCGCGCCATCCTGCATGATGTAGGAGTAATCGCCGATCTCCGTCTCGTCGATGCGGCAGCGGTCGGAGACTTCGGTGTAGCGGCCGAGCGTCGAGTTGCTGACGCTCGCGGAGGGGCTGATGAAAGGCGTTTCGCCCAATTTGCGGCTCATGCGGCGGACTTTCTGGGCGAAAATTGCGACACGTCGAGAATGCGGCTGCCGACGGCCTCGCGCACTTCCTCGTCATGGAAGATGCCGAGGAGTGCGACGCCGGCCTTTTTCTTCTCTTCGATCATGTCGACCACGACGGCACGGTTTCTCGCGTCGAGAGAGGCGGTCGGCTCGTCGAGCAGCAAAATGGCGTGATCGGTGATGAAGCCGCGGGCGATATTGACGCGCTGCTGTTCGCCGCCGGAGAAGGTGGCGGGCGGCAATTGCCAAAGCTCTTCCGGAAGGTTGAGCTGCGAAAGCAGGTTGCCCGCCCTTTGGCGAGCGGTCTCGGCACTTTCGCCTCGCGCCAACAGCGGCTCGGCAACCACGTCGATGGCAGCAACGCGCGGCACGGTGCGTAGGAACTGGCTGACATAGCCCATGGTATGGCGGCGAACTTCCAGCACGGTGCGGGGATCAGCGGCGGCGAGATCGATGATCCTTTCCCGATGCGTCACCAGGATCTGGCCGCTATCGACGGCGTAGTTGCCGTAGATCATCTTCAGAAGCGAGCTCTTGCCAATGCCGGAAGGGCCGCCAAGCACCACGCATTCGCCCGATGCGACGGAGAAGGAGACATCGGCGACGACCGGCAGGCGGATGCCATCGCGCAGGTGCATGGTGAAGCTCTTGAAGACTTCGGAAACGACGAGGGGGGTTGCCATGGCTTTTTCCTCAGACCTGCAGGATCGAAGAGACGAGCAGTTGCGTATATGGCTCGCGCGGATCGTCGAGCACGCGGTCGGTGAGACCATGTTCGATCACCACACCGTCCTTCATGACCATCATGCGGTGCGAAAGCAGCCGGGCGACGGCGAGGTCGTGCGTGACGATGATGGCCGACAGGCCGAGATCGTTGACGAGACCGCGGACGAGATCGAGCAGGCGGGCCTGTACGGACACGTCGAGGCCGCCGGTCGGCTCGTCCATGAAGACCAGGCGAGGACCGGTCACCAGATTGCGGGCGATCTGCAGGCGCTGGCGCATGCCGCCTGAGAAGGCGCGCGGCTGATCGTCGATGCGGTCGGCGTCTATCTCCACGCGTTCCAGCCAGTCGATCGCAGTGTTGCGGATATTGCCGTAATGCCGGTTGCCGATCGCCATCAGCCGCTCGCCGACATTGGCGCCGGCCGAAACCGTCATGCGCAGGCCGTCGGCGGGGTTCTGATGGACGAAACCCCAGTCGGTGCGCATCAGGAAGCGCCGCTCGGCCTCGTTCATGCGGAAGAGATCGCGATAGGTCTCGTCGCGCATATGGTATTCGACGCTGCCGGTGGTCGGCAGCAGCCGGGTCGAAATGCAATTGAGCAGTGTCGTCTTGCCGGAGCCGGATTCGCCGACGATCGCCAGCACTTCACCAGGCCAGAGGTCGAAGGACACATTGCGGCAACCGATGCGGCTGCCGTAAAATTTCGAGATGTCCTTGACCTTGAGGAGTGGCGTGTCGCTCATTCGGCGGCCTCCTGGTTGGAAGCCAGCCCATTGGCCACCAGCATGGGGCCGGCATGGCCATGGGCGCGGCGGTCTTCGCAGAAATCGGTGTCGGAGCAGACGAACATCCGCCCGCCCTTGTCGTCGAGGATCACTTCGTCGAGATAGACCTGCTCGGCGCCGCAGAGCGCACAAGGCTTATCGAAACGCTGCACTTCGAAGGGATGATCCTCGAAATCGAGGCTCACGACTTCGGTGTAAGGCGGCACGGCATAGATGCGCTTCTCGCGGCCGGCGCCGAAGAGCTGCAGCGCATCCGACATATGCATTTTCGGATTGTCGAATTTCGGCGTCGGCGATGGGTCCATCACGTAGCGGCCGGCGACCTTGACCGGATAGGCGTAGGTCGTGGCGATGCGACCGTTGCGGGCGATGTCCTCATAGAGCTTCACATGCATGAGACCGTACTCTTCGAGCGCATGCATCTTGCGCGTCTCGGTCTCGCGCGGCTCCAGGTAGCGCAGCGGTTCGGGGATCGGCACCTGGTAGACCAGCACCTGATTGGGGCCGAGCTTGCCTTCCGGGATGCGGTGGCGTGTCTGGATGATGGTCGCCTCGTCCGTGCGGGTGGTGACGGCGACATTGGCAACCTTCTGGAAGAAGGCTCGGATAGAGACGGCGTTGGTCGTGTCGTCGGCGCCCTGGTCGATGACCTTGAGGACATCATCCGGCCCGATGATCGCGGCAGTTAACTGTACGCCGCCAGTGCCCCATCCATACGGCATCGGCATTTCGCGTGAGGCGAATGGCACCTGATAGCCGGGAATGGCGATCGCCTTCAGGATGGCGCGGCGGATCATCCGCTTGGTCTGTTCGTCGAGATAGGCGAAATTATAGGTGGCAAGTTCGGTCATTCGGCTGCCTCCGTCAGGGGATCCTTGCCGCCATCGCGGGTGGCTTCGAAGTCGCGGCGCATGCGGCGCACCAGGTCGAGTTCGGCCTGGAAGTCGACATAGTGCGGCAGCTTCAGATGTTCGACGAAGCCGGTCGCCTGCACGTTGTCGGAATGGGAAATGACGAATTCCTCGTCCTGGGCGGGTGCGACGATATCTTCGCCGAGTTCATCGGCACGGAGCGCCCGGTCGACCAGCGACATCGCCATGGCCTTGCGTTCGCTTTGGCCGAAGACGAGGCCGTAACCGCGGGTAAACTGCGGTGGCGCCTTGGCAGAGCCTTTGAACTGGTTGACCATCTGGCATTCGGTAACCTGGATGCTACCCAGCGAGACGGCGAAACCGAGTTCCGGCACGTCCAGTTCGACCTCCACTTCACCGATGCGGATTTCGCCGGTGAAGGGATGGGTGCGGCCATAGCCGCGCTGGGTCGAATAGCCGAGCGCCAGCAGGAAACCTTCGTCGCCGCGCGCAAGCGCCTGCAGGCGCAGATCGCGGGTCATCGGGAATTCCATCGGTTCGCGCGTCAGGTCACCGGTCTCGTGGTCGATCGGCATCTCTCCGTCGCCCTCGATCAGCCCTTCCTGGCTCAGAATTTCCGAGACGCGCATCACACGGCCTTCTTCCGCCGGCCGCTGCATCGGCTCGTCCACCGGCGTATCGGTGAGCAGGCTCGGGTCGAGCAGGCGATGAGTATAGTCGAAGGTGGGGCCGAGAAGTTGGCCGCCCGGCAGGTCCTTGTAGGTGGCGGAGATGCGGCGCTCGATCTTCATCGCTGACGTATCCAGCGGCTGGGAATAGCCGAAGCGCGGCAGCGTGGTGCGGTAGGCGCGTAGCAGGAAGATCGCTTCGATCATATCGCCGCGCGCCTGGCGAACCGCAAGGGCTGCCAGCGTGCGGTCGTAAAGCGAGGCTTCCGCCATGACGCGGTCGACGGCGAGCGCCAATTGCGCCACGATCTGGTCGATGCCGATGGCCGGCAGCGAACGGTCGCCGCGACGACGATCGGCGAGCAGCCGGTGAGCATTGGCGATGGCGGCTTCGCCGCCTTTAACGGCAACATACATGCGTCACATCTCCGTCGCGATGATCTTGGTGGTGCGCGGCAGGCAAAGGAATTGCCGTCCCGCCGTCAGAACGAGATCGACGCCGCGCGGAAAAAGCGCGCGATTGTCGTTCCAGATGCGCAGGAACGTATCGGGCAGGCCGATTGGAGCGATCATGCGGATACCGGCAATGCCGGGACCCGAGAGCGCCAGTTCCTTGCCGCCCTCAAGGGCTGCGATTTCGAGCAGCAGTGTCGTCGAACGGTCGGGATATTCCTGAGTGCCGACTGCGAACTGGTTGAGGGAAGCGAGCGCCATGCCGGCTTCAATAAAGGCAAAGCGCGCCTCGATCCTGTCGAATGCCACAGCTGCG comes from the Rhizobium sp. NXC24 genome and includes:
- the phnE gene encoding phosphonate ABC transporter, permease protein PhnE; translated protein: MTIADTQLQTQGAPQGAKDIGDAWSRMVARRRLYTGIGLLILIIAFVSSVRFADESNAGHFFDRLPHLFDFLSWLIPKDWADVYRALFDLPSPNGANGVGGEEFNFPNGRVYVWGNFYIPEYFELMIITINVALVSTIIGFVVALPLSFFAARNMSPSHPVRLVTKRFMELLRAFPEIVIAGLFSAILSIGPIAAIIAVGLHTIGALGKLFYEVIENIDMKPDEGMRAVGASWTERVRFAALPQVLPNFMSYVLLRLEINVRASTIIGAVGGGGIGEELKLSISRGFGAKTVALVLLLFVTIVAVDQFSAWLRRRLVGEHAFLLQH
- a CDS encoding alpha-D-ribose 1-methylphosphonate 5-phosphate C-P-lyase PhnJ; the encoded protein is MTELATYNFAYLDEQTKRMIRRAILKAIAIPGYQVPFASREMPMPYGWGTGGVQLTAAIIGPDDVLKVIDQGADDTTNAVSIRAFFQKVANVAVTTRTDEATIIQTRHRIPEGKLGPNQVLVYQVPIPEPLRYLEPRETETRKMHALEEYGLMHVKLYEDIARNGRIATTYAYPVKVAGRYVMDPSPTPKFDNPKMHMSDALQLFGAGREKRIYAVPPYTEVVSLDFEDHPFEVQRFDKPCALCGAEQVYLDEVILDDKGGRMFVCSDTDFCEDRRAHGHAGPMLVANGLASNQEAAE
- a CDS encoding carbon-phosphorus lyase complex subunit PhnI — translated: MYVAVKGGEAAIANAHRLLADRRRGDRSLPAIGIDQIVAQLALAVDRVMAEASLYDRTLAALAVRQARGDMIEAIFLLRAYRTTLPRFGYSQPLDTSAMKIERRISATYKDLPGGQLLGPTFDYTHRLLDPSLLTDTPVDEPMQRPAEEGRVMRVSEILSQEGLIEGDGEMPIDHETGDLTREPMEFPMTRDLRLQALARGDEGFLLALGYSTQRGYGRTHPFTGEIRIGEVEVELDVPELGFAVSLGSIQVTECQMVNQFKGSAKAPPQFTRGYGLVFGQSERKAMAMSLVDRALRADELGEDIVAPAQDEEFVISHSDNVQATGFVEHLKLPHYVDFQAELDLVRRMRRDFEATRDGGKDPLTEAAE
- the phnC gene encoding phosphonate ABC transporter ATP-binding protein; its protein translation is MFELKNVSRRFGNKLAVDSVTLDIPQGQMVGIIGRSGAGKSTLLRMINRLADPTSGSIYFAGTEVSKLRGRALRNWQRDCAMIFQQFNLVPRLDVLTNVMLGRLNQRSTTLSLLSIFSREERIQAIAALERLGIEQTALQMAGTLSGGQQQRVAIARALMQQPKMILADEPIASLDPLNAKIVMDALRDINEREGITVITNLHTLDTARNYCERIVGMAAGRVVFDGKPSELTAAAVKEIYGTDKDGAGIDETMTSTAINLSDQPAQAAANASAGPQPLALAGL
- the phnL gene encoding phosphonate C-P lyase system protein PhnL; amino-acid sequence: MATPLVVSEVFKSFTMHLRDGIRLPVVADVSFSVASGECVVLGGPSGIGKSSLLKMIYGNYAVDSGQILVTHRERIIDLAAADPRTVLEVRRHTMGYVSQFLRTVPRVAAIDVVAEPLLARGESAETARQRAGNLLSQLNLPEELWQLPPATFSGGEQQRVNIARGFITDHAILLLDEPTASLDARNRAVVVDMIEEKKKAGVALLGIFHDEEVREAVGSRILDVSQFSPRKSAA
- the phnK gene encoding phosphonate C-P lyase system protein PhnK, which codes for MSDTPLLKVKDISKFYGSRIGCRNVSFDLWPGEVLAIVGESGSGKTTLLNCISTRLLPTTGSVEYHMRDETYRDLFRMNEAERRFLMRTDWGFVHQNPADGLRMTVSAGANVGERLMAIGNRHYGNIRNTAIDWLERVEIDADRIDDQPRAFSGGMRQRLQIARNLVTGPRLVFMDEPTGGLDVSVQARLLDLVRGLVNDLGLSAIIVTHDLAVARLLSHRMMVMKDGVVIEHGLTDRVLDDPREPYTQLLVSSILQV
- a CDS encoding alpha-D-ribose 1-methylphosphonate 5-triphosphate diphosphatase, giving the protein MTKETVLSNARIVLEDKIVEGSVLIRDGRIAGISEGKSAIGEDFEGDYLIPGLVELHTDHLEAHYSPRPGVRWNKTAAIQAHDAQIVTSGITTVFDCLRMGSDEDGGFERGEMRDMADAIQAAEREDRLRAEHLIHLRCEVSADNVLDHFQDFEKDPYVRLVSLMDHAPGQRQFQTMDQYIFYYQKKRGLSDEAFARFVAKRQEESAKYATPHRDAISKVCAERGITIASHDDATLAHVDEAINYGVRLAEFPTSIDAAKASHGAGMSVLMGAPNIVRGKSHSGNIAARDLAELGVLDVLSSDYVPLSLLHAPFILADEVESISLPRAIAMVTATPAKTVSLNDRGRIAEGLRADLVRVRRDHGVPVTRSVWREGRRVA
- the phnE gene encoding phosphonate ABC transporter, permease protein PhnE, with the translated sequence MSVIDAGRMQEIEARYPEILHRSFRQRFGALMIFLGVILYGIYAVWFFDLPKIIAEAHWERVGIYLSEWISYDVQPEFHVSGDKISVKYPRFSPLGDNPHPDWVTNNPDGSLTISVSGTGRSVTVTKTQAILTAHGVTVPIDFTGDAPKLLGSEPPPSWITVYDDNILANMGFAGDVSISTDRVKIRKRFLGWANFVFDTHSPFFDKPASEVIGLIVSGPRLDPAQSNLSLAFDNIWNNGAWQHGDVWTKLFQTIVMAFLGTLLGSLAAFPLSFLAARNITPSRLVNQILKRFFDFLRSVDMLIWALFLTRAFGPGPLAGSGAIFLTETGTLGKLYSEGLENIDNKPREGVKSTGSSTVLVHRYGIMPQIVPVIVSQTLYQWESNVRGATIIGAVGAGGIGLKLWEAMRTNANWENVAYMVLLILIVVFLFDAGSNALRSRLMGTQNR
- a CDS encoding DUF1045 domain-containing protein, with the translated sequence MRYALYFTPPKDDPLTALAALWLGRDAFSDEIFSDKAMGPVSEDHAELTADPRRYGFHATLKAPFELAGSVTERDLLDVATEFASQTKAFTIPELVLGQLGHFFALVPGSLYQPLQDFASRVVKAFEPFRAPLSDHDIARRKPEGLTEPQRANLLCWGYPYVNDEFRFHMTLTGRVPTERQADMHDVLRARFADHIGKALHVSGLAVFIEEERGAPFTVRSWLPLSGA
- the phnH gene encoding phosphonate C-P lyase system protein PhnH, translating into MSLSTTSTTRGNDALTGGFADPVFDAQSVFKMMMDAMARPGIIQTITSDIATPAPLGFAAGAIGLTLCDHDTPVWLSSSLAKSAAPEWLSFHTGAAVAFDRIEARFAFIEAGMALASLNQFAVGTQEYPDRSTTLLLEIAALEGGKELALSGPGIAGIRMIAPIGLPDTFLRIWNDNRALFPRGVDLVLTAGRQFLCLPRTTKIIATEM
- a CDS encoding DapH/DapD/GlmU-related protein: MSRKLGETPFISPSASVSNSTLGRYTEVSDRCRIDETEIGDYSYIMQDGAIWCATIGKFVNIAAAVRINATNHPTWRATLHHFTYRAADYWPDADMETEFFTWRRDNRVAIGNDVWIGHGATILPGVTVGNGAVIGAGAVVSKDVAPYTIVGGVPAKLIRQRFTEAVGERMDKLAWWDWDHATLRTALADFRALSAEDFLIRYGA
- the phnD gene encoding phosphonate ABC transporter substrate-binding protein — encoded protein: MLKKTLLAATALLALAGGAAAQDIKEFRVGILGGENEADRLRNYACLSDHLKKEFGFEKVSLFPAADYDGVIQGLLGGTLDFAELGSSGYAATYIKDPKAVTPILTTQQTDGSTGYYSIGLALKSSGIKTIADAKGKKLGYADPDSTSGYLVPLTQIPKTTGMPNDKFFASTQFNGGHENNLLAAYDGKVDVAVDDSSGLGDFKDGYTSGTFHKEVDKGAVDPNKLVEVWRSPLIPNGPLVVRNALGTEWQAKLTDFFLKLPTTDAKCFSAIEGGDFKGYVKVNPDFYKAVVEVRKAAIGG